GACTACCGTAAGTCCGTGCAACGATACTTTTCTTATAGGTCCTTTGCCAAGAAGGCGGGGTATTCCTCGTCTGGCTTTTATTTGGACCTGGTCCGCGGGCGCAAGTCCCTTACGCCCCAAATGTTGCCCAAGTTTATTGCGGCTTTAGGCCTTAACGAAAAGGAAGGCCGCTACTTCACGTTGATGGTGGACTTTACGCACGCCACCACGCCGGCTTCCAAGCAAGCCATCTTCGAGCAGATGTCCGCTCTGCTCCCGAACGCCATCAAGTCTTTGACCAAGAGCCAGCAGGAATATTATAGTAAGTGGTATTACGTCGCCGTCCGCGAAGCTCTGTCCGTCTTGAACGTTGGCCCGAAGAATATTCAGGAACTGGCTTTGTTCCTGAACCCCCGCATCACGCTGCCGCAGGCAAAGCAGGCTATCCAGCTGCTTTTGTCGATGCAGTTGATTGAACTGGACGAAAAAGGTTTTTATCGCTCGGTGAACAAGGCTATCTTTAGCGGTTCTGAAATCGCTCCCTTGTTTGTCCACCAGTTCCAGAAGCAGATGATGGACTTGGGCAAAGACGCCCTGGACCATTACAGCACCGAACGCAGAAATGTATCTTGTATGACGATGAGCGTTTCTGCCGAAGGCCTGGAACGCATTATCAGCAAGATTGACTTGTTCCGCAAGGAAGTGGTCGATATCGTTCGTTCGGACGAAGGTGAAACCATGGTGTGTCAGATGAATATCCAGTTTTTCCCGCTCAGCAAGGAAAAGGTGGACCTGCCGCCAGAAACCGAGGAGGAAAAATGAGCAAGAAGTTTTCTTTGCTAGCATGCCTAGCCTCGTTTGCGGTTGCCTTTATCGCTTGCAGTAACGAAAAGGTTGCCGGCACCGTGACCGATACGGGTAACACGGTTACCGCCGAAACACAGGTGACGGGTGTCGTTCTCCGTGTAGACGGAACTCCGGCTTCCGATGCGATGGTCCGTATGGCCCGTATGGCCGTTTACGATTCCGTGCTGCATCTTCCTGAACAAATCGAAGTGCTGACGGACTCTGCCGGTGTATATGCATTTGATTCGGCTCTGTCCGACACGTTCCAACTTGCCGTTATCGATACGTCTGCCGTGGAAGTGTTCTTCTTGCCGCGTACGACCTTGCAGGCCAAGGCCTACGATAGCATTAAGCTTGCCAAGGCTGCCGTGGTTTCGAGCGTGCTCTATTTTGAAGAAGTCGAAGATTCCGCCGTGTCGGTGGGCGGTCACTTTATGACCTGCCTGTCGGGTACGCCTTTCTGCGAAGATGTCTTTGCTGCGGATAGTTTCTATATGCTGGTTCCGGCAGGCAACTGGAATATGGAAATCTTCCCGGGTGATTCCATGATGGTGGCCCGTATGCAGTCTCTCGGCTTTGACGACAGCCTGATTTACCGCAGCTTGAGCCTGGAACGTATTTACGAAGGCGATACGGTGAGCCCGGGTCCGATCGTGTGGAGCACGACGGCTAAGGCAGATACACTGATCAAGGAATCCGAAAAAGAGACGAAGAATGTCGCCCGCATTTCGGGAACGGTGCTTTGCAAGGGCGATAAGCCTTGCGCCGATGTCGAAGTGATGACGATTCGCGATATTTATGGATTCGAATTCGTGGAAGGCGATTCACTTGAATTTTTGGCACAGACCAAGACCGATAGTTCTGGACGCTGGTGGCTGCCTGTTCCCGATTCCTTGCCGTCGGATTCGTTCCGTTTTGAATTCCGCAGAGTGCAGGACGGCGAAAAGACTTTGGTCGGCGTATCCAGCTACCTGACCAAGAAGGATATCGAAGGCCTGAAGGATACCTTGGACATCGGTAAGTCTAGCTTGGCGAAGGCATCGTCTTTGTTGAGCGGTGTGAAACTGGTGGTTGACCGCGAAGACACGACCCAGTCGAACAACTGCATGGTGAACAGCGTGGTGGTGGGTATCAAGGGTACCTCGCATTTTGTGCGTGACATGACCTGCTACATGATGGTCATGGATGGTCTGCCTGCCGGTGAACAGCAGGTGGTGCTCTACTCTGGCGACCCGAAGGTGATGGCGAAATTGCGTCAGTCGGCAACTCCGACGCAGTTCTATGTGACATTTACGCCCGTGTCGCTCCCCGAAGGTAACACTTTGGAGCAGCAGTGGATGACTTACACCCCGCCTAATCAAAATATTTTCAAATAACCCCTTGCCGAAGTGAATTTCTTTTACTAACTTTGGGGGCGCATTGAGCTATGGTGTAATGGTAGCACAACAGATTCTGACTCTGTTTGTCTAGGTTCGAATCCTGGTAGCTCAACGAATAACTCTTTGCTCGTACCCCTGAGCAGAGAGTTTTTTTTTAAGTTCATTAACCACGAATCACTGTCTACTTCCAACTTCCTATTGTCTACTATATATATTTATTCTATGGAATTTTTCGATTACTACGAGAAGCTTTTTGGCGAACGTTGGCCAACCTTGCTGGAATCCCTGAAAGGCGAGGGCTGCGCGACGGAACTGCGTTTTGGCGATGGCTTGGAACCGTATTTTTTGGATGAAGCATCTGTGTTCGCGGCAAAAGCGCTGGGTGTGGAACCTGGTGACGATGTGCTGGACATGTGTGCGGCTCCCGGCGGAAAGACTCTCGTAATCGCCTCGATGCTTAAAGGTGAAGGCTCTTTGCAGAGTAACGACCGCTCGCCGGATCGCCGCTTGAGGCTCCAACGCGTGATTGAAAATTCCTTGCCCGAAAGCTGGCGTTCCGTTATCAAGGTGACGGGTTACGACGGCATGAAGTTTGGGCTCCATAAAAAGGAGTGCTTTGACAAGATCCTGCTGGATGCACCCTGTTCTTCGGATAGGCATGTGCTGAATTCGCCTGCGCATTTGGAAGTTTGGTCTGCGAAGCGCGTTAAAAGGCTTTCGGTGGAGCAGGGCGCCCTTTTGGCCTCGGCGGTAGACGCCCTTAAGCCGGGAGGAACCGTTGTCTATGGCACTTGTGCGCTGTCGCCGATGGAAAACGACGATGTTGTCAAGAAAATTTTGAAGAAGCGCCCCGCCATGCGTTTCGAAAAAATCGAGGAGCTGTTGCCCGGCGCTGACCGCACCGAATTTGGCGTGCATATTCTGCCGGACCGTTCCAATGGCCGCGGCCCCATTTACTGCGCTAAGCTCGTGAAAGAAAAATAGCGAGCCAAAACGACTTTTAGTCGATTTTTTATTTATCTTTACAATATGTTTAAGCGAATAGTTTTTTCGTCTTTTTTTGCGTTGGCTAGCGTTTTCGCATTTGCCGATGATGCTGTGACTGAACAACCTGCTCCGCAGGTCGAGTCTTCTTCTTCGGAGGCCTCGTCTTCTTCTGTGGCGGTGTCTTCTTCGTCGGAAGAACCCGAAGGCCCCAAGTACCGCGAGGTTCCTGTTCGCTACTGGGTGAATGGGGATTCTGTAGAGCTGGAAGCGATTTTTGTCAAAATCGAAAATGACACGGTTTACTTGAAAAAGCCGACCGAAGCCGAACTCAAGCATATCGAGCATATTACCGACCAGCAGGCGATCGCCTTGCAAGAAAGTAACGGCCAGGAAGTCGAACAGACCGAGGATGAAAACGAAGAAGTTGATTTGAATGCGAAACCCGCTGAAATCATTATGACGGATGCCATCAAGGATTCCATGGCGGCTCAGTCGGATACGACGAAGGCTGAGGCTGCTCCGGTAGATGATGGCGCTGACGACGATTTGGAAACGGCTCTTCAAAAAGAAGACAAACGCGTGAAAATGGAAGAAATCGCGAAGATGGAACAGGAAATCCGTGAACGCGAAATCCAGGATAGCATTGCCGCCGCTAAAAAGAATCCTTATATCAAGATTTTCAGGTTCGAACTCAAGCGTCTTTACAATATGGAAGACGAAGTGATGATCGACTTGTCCCTTTCGAACTATGTGGTTCCCGAAAAGAGGGTCATCGAAGAGACGATTGAACTTTATCCGCCGGGAAATGCCAACTTGCTGGTGGTTTCGGAACCGGCTGCATGCTCGCTGTTTGTGAACGGAATTCCCTTGAAGCAGGTTGCCCCTGATACCATTAGGAATATCAAGCCGGGCAAGTACACCATTTCTGTGATGAAGGTTCTGAAGGACGTGGAATGGTGGGGTTCCGCTGTGGTGCGCATTAACGCCGACAGCGTGAACAAGGTGACTATTCCCGTGCTGCGCCCCTCGACCCGTTTGACGCTGAACTCCAACCCCGAAGCGGCTGAAGTTTACGTGGGGGAGGCCCCGTCTTTGAACAAGATGCCGCATTACATGACCGACATGATTGTGGATAACGTAAAGCCGCAGGTCAAGACGACGGTATACTTTAGAAAGGTTGGTTACCGCGATACGTCCGTGACGACGGAAATCAAGCCCTATATGCCGAACCTGGTGTATGTTGACATGACTCCGGTGCTGGATGACCTTGAGTTTATTGAAGGCCAGAACGCCTTTAACAAGGAACGTGGTTTAAGGCGTATCGGTCGCGGACTTTTGTGGAGTTCCATTGTTCCGATTATTGCCGGTGGTGTCATGTGGTATCTGGCAGAACGGGATTGGAGCAAGGCTGCTGACAAAAAGCACGCCTATGAGCGTTTGTCTGCATTCGATAGTGACGACACCCGACAGATGGTCAAGGATAACCATGAGCTGAATGATAGCGGCGACACCAAGTGCGGTGTAGCGATCGGTCTTGGCGCCTTGGGCCTTGGGCTCCTTACGGCAGGCATTATTCTTGCGTTCTAGCATTGTAGGCTAGCGATGTCCTTGAAGTCCTTGCTTGTATGTTTGCTTTGCGGGGCTTCGCTGGTGTGCGCGCATCCTCACGTATTCGTAGATGCGAAAATCAAGGTGGTGTTCGACAACGCCGGTTTTTCGGCGGTGAAGAACCACTGGGTCTATGATGAAATCTATAGCTCCGCGATGATGTCGTCGGGCGACGCGGACGGTGACGGAAAAATTTCGGAGTCGGAGAACAAGTGGTTCTGCGAAACGATTCTTGGTCCTCTCAAGGAATTCAATTATTACAACTACGTCCAGTCGGGCTCGGTATTTTTGAAGGCCCAGGGGCTTCCGAATTTCAAGGCATCGTTTAAGAACGGCAGGCTGATTCTTGATTTTGATGTGAAATTTACAAGCCCCGCAGACCCTTCTGGAGGTGCGGATTACACGATGCTCGTGATTGCGGTGGCAGACCCGTCCAACTACATTCAGGTGACGGCCGACATGGAGAATGCCGATGTGGACGGACCTGAGTCTTTTGATATCGAGTTCTTTAATGATGGCCTGCAGGGACTGACCCTGTTCCGGGCTTTCCGTTCGGATATTGAAGGCCTATACTTGAGGTTTAAAAAGAAATAATTCGGGGTGTTTCCTTGTTTTTTCTATTTTTGCAAAGACAAGGAGATGATATGATGAAAAAGTTTATTGCGGCTTGCCTGTTCGGCATTACCTTCGCTTCGGCTCAAGTGGTGGATGACCCTTATGCCTATACCTCTGGAGCACAGGAAAAAGAAACTCCTGTAATGGACATCAACCATACTGAAAATGACGAACCGATGTTTGCGGTGTCTATTCATCCGATATCCATGTTGATTTTGTCGTTGTTCGACATCCCGTCGATTTACTTGACGATTGAAGGAAACCTGGGAAGCCACATGTCCTTGATTACTCGCCCCAGTTATATCTGGGCTGAATTCTCGGATAGTGACGAAGATCTGGATATTTACTTGTTCGGCATTTCGGAAGGCTTGCGTTTTTACTTTGACGAAGGACACCGCGGTCTGTATTTGGCGGGACATTTCAATTATGCTCGTGTAGGCTTGGAATACACGTACGATTACGACCATGACGAGGACTATGAGGCTCACGCGAATGGTTTTGGTTTTGGGATTTATATCGGTCATAAGATCCGTGTGGGACACTTTACGTCGTCTTGGGATATCGGATATTCCTATATGAAGTACTCTGCTTCGGGTAAGGAAAAGGACGATGTAGAAGATGTCTCTACCGTGGGCTCGGGCTACGACATAAATTATACGATCGGTTTCGCTTTCTAGTCGTATTTTTCTATTTTTGCGAAAAACGGAGATTTTTATGCCAGCAATTCATTTGACTGCAGAAAATTTTGACTCGGTGATTTCTTCGGGCCAGTTGGTCTTTGTGGACTTCTGGGCAACGTGGTGCCGTCCGTGCATGATGATGGGCCCGATTGTCGATGAACTTGCCGATGAATACGATGGCCGTGCGGTCATTGCTAAAATCAACGTGGACGATGCCGGTGTGAGCGATATCTGCGCCCGCTTTGGCATTACCAACATTCCCAACATGAAGCTCTTCAAGAACGGCGTGGAAGTGGGCAATGTAGTAGGTGCCGTACCGAAGGCAACCGTTAAAGGCGTTATCGACCGCAACCTGTAGGCCCCATGCTGACCAAACGATTGATTGTATGCCTTGATGTCCGCAACCGCAAGGTGACGAAGGGCGTCAAGTTTAAAGGTAATATCGATATCGGTGACCCTGTAGAAATGGGTGCGCAGTATAG
Above is a window of Fibrobacter sp. UWT2 DNA encoding:
- a CDS encoding DUF3575 domain-containing protein; its protein translation is MMKKFIAACLFGITFASAQVVDDPYAYTSGAQEKETPVMDINHTENDEPMFAVSIHPISMLILSLFDIPSIYLTIEGNLGSHMSLITRPSYIWAEFSDSDEDLDIYLFGISEGLRFYFDEGHRGLYLAGHFNYARVGLEYTYDYDHDEDYEAHANGFGFGIYIGHKIRVGHFTSSWDIGYSYMKYSASGKEKDDVEDVSTVGSGYDINYTIGFAF
- the trxA gene encoding thioredoxin produces the protein MPAIHLTAENFDSVISSGQLVFVDFWATWCRPCMMMGPIVDELADEYDGRAVIAKINVDDAGVSDICARFGITNIPNMKLFKNGVEVGNVVGAVPKATVKGVIDRNL
- a CDS encoding RsmB/NOP family class I SAM-dependent RNA methyltransferase; amino-acid sequence: MEFFDYYEKLFGERWPTLLESLKGEGCATELRFGDGLEPYFLDEASVFAAKALGVEPGDDVLDMCAAPGGKTLVIASMLKGEGSLQSNDRSPDRRLRLQRVIENSLPESWRSVIKVTGYDGMKFGLHKKECFDKILLDAPCSSDRHVLNSPAHLEVWSAKRVKRLSVEQGALLASAVDALKPGGTVVYGTCALSPMENDDVVKKILKKRPAMRFEKIEELLPGADRTEFGVHILPDRSNGRGPIYCAKLVKEK
- a CDS encoding DUF1007 family protein — protein: MSLKSLLVCLLCGASLVCAHPHVFVDAKIKVVFDNAGFSAVKNHWVYDEIYSSAMMSSGDADGDGKISESENKWFCETILGPLKEFNYYNYVQSGSVFLKAQGLPNFKASFKNGRLILDFDVKFTSPADPSGGADYTMLVIAVADPSNYIQVTADMENADVDGPESFDIEFFNDGLQGLTLFRAFRSDIEGLYLRFKKK
- a CDS encoding TIGR02147 family protein, giving the protein MNVYAYYNYRKFLQDYYDYRKSVQRYFSYRSFAKKAGYSSSGFYLDLVRGRKSLTPQMLPKFIAALGLNEKEGRYFTLMVDFTHATTPASKQAIFEQMSALLPNAIKSLTKSQQEYYSKWYYVAVREALSVLNVGPKNIQELALFLNPRITLPQAKQAIQLLLSMQLIELDEKGFYRSVNKAIFSGSEIAPLFVHQFQKQMMDLGKDALDHYSTERRNVSCMTMSVSAEGLERIISKIDLFRKEVVDIVRSDEGETMVCQMNIQFFPLSKEKVDLPPETEEEK